One part of the Gemmatimonas sp. genome encodes these proteins:
- a CDS encoding PTS sugar transporter subunit IIC: protein MEWFAVLVDVIPLALLAAVVGLDVVSFPQAMISRPIVGATLGGAFLGAPEAGLVCGTALECLALESLPVGASRYPEWGSASVVAGAVASVGATHSSFPDVGAFVVAVLVGIMAGWVGGWSMVKQRQLIAAFARPRLDQLASGSRNTVVGLQVFGMTVDLARGALLGALMFLVARPLAVLVNARWTMGEDVSRAIVVTAVAAVAAASVWKDFHAISGTRRLFVASLAVGTLLVVARA from the coding sequence ATGGAGTGGTTCGCCGTCCTGGTCGATGTCATCCCACTCGCGTTGCTGGCCGCCGTGGTGGGACTCGATGTGGTCAGTTTTCCGCAGGCGATGATCTCCCGACCCATCGTGGGCGCCACGCTGGGCGGCGCGTTCCTGGGCGCGCCCGAGGCGGGACTCGTATGCGGGACGGCGCTCGAATGTCTGGCACTCGAATCGCTCCCGGTGGGCGCCTCGCGTTACCCCGAATGGGGCAGTGCCTCGGTGGTGGCCGGTGCCGTAGCCTCGGTGGGGGCCACGCATTCCTCCTTTCCCGACGTGGGCGCTTTTGTTGTGGCTGTGCTGGTTGGCATCATGGCCGGGTGGGTTGGTGGCTGGAGCATGGTCAAGCAGCGCCAGCTCATTGCCGCCTTCGCCCGTCCCCGACTCGATCAGCTGGCAAGCGGGTCGCGCAATACCGTGGTGGGGCTGCAGGTCTTCGGCATGACCGTCGATCTCGCTCGCGGGGCCCTGCTGGGGGCGCTCATGTTTCTCGTCGCGCGGCCGCTGGCCGTGTTGGTGAATGCCCGCTGGACGATGGGTGAGGACGTCTCCCGCGCCATTGTCGTTACCGCCGTGGCCGCCGTGGCCGCCGCGTCGGTTTGGAAGGACTTCCACGCCATTTCCGGTACTCGGCGCCTCTTCGTGGCGTCACTGGCGGTGGGCACGCTGCTGGTGGTGGCCCGTGCCTGA
- the ptsP gene encoding phosphoenolpyruvate--protein phosphotransferase, with translation MLSVLRGIPASPGIVVGPVHLLRWEVPEVRHRVIEDGDIDQEIARFHVAVERARERLRHLRARTEAQAGPEEAAIFDVQLSILDDGELIRSTIALIRQNLGAEKAFDIVLLEWRQHFARSSAPMLREKVGDLTDVHIRVLSLLLDLPDHDPVDVPRGSNTILVTHDLTPSLTMQLDRECIAAIATEAGTATAHVAILARSLGLPAVVGLRQALSVLHGGEVAILDGAEGTLVIAPTDHEVEEARQRVAEEEGRADVLRELAMSEPVTRDGVRLVVRANVDIPEEAEAGADSGVEGVGLMRTEFLVVGRASMPDEEEQYRAYRKVVLAFGGRTTVIRTYDVGGDKLPVGGFPHEANPFLGWRAIRMCLDESELFKVQLRALLRAAVHGDLRIMLPLVVTVDEVRETRQLISECVEELAARRVPFRDDVPLGVMIETPAAAVACDTLVRDVDFFSIGSNDLVQYMLAVDRGNANLAPRYTPFHPAVLRLMAQVQATGAAHGIDVCVCGEMASQPLAVFALLGLGLRQLSVAPRAVADVKRIIRGVRADVATDAAVAAMACSTAREAEVLLRRRLRAELG, from the coding sequence ATGCTGTCGGTCCTCCGCGGCATCCCCGCGTCGCCGGGGATCGTCGTGGGTCCGGTGCACCTGCTGCGCTGGGAGGTTCCGGAGGTTCGTCATCGCGTCATCGAAGACGGCGACATCGACCAGGAGATTGCCCGCTTCCACGTCGCGGTCGAGCGCGCACGCGAGCGCCTGCGCCACCTGCGCGCCCGCACCGAAGCGCAGGCGGGGCCTGAGGAGGCGGCCATCTTCGATGTGCAACTCTCCATTCTCGACGATGGGGAGTTGATCAGGAGCACGATCGCGCTCATCCGGCAGAATCTCGGCGCAGAGAAGGCGTTTGATATCGTCCTCCTCGAATGGCGGCAGCATTTCGCTCGATCGAGCGCTCCCATGCTGCGCGAGAAGGTGGGCGACTTGACCGACGTGCACATCCGGGTGTTGTCGCTGCTGCTCGACCTGCCTGACCACGACCCGGTCGACGTGCCCCGCGGCAGCAACACCATCCTCGTCACGCACGATCTCACGCCGTCGCTCACGATGCAGCTCGATCGGGAGTGCATCGCGGCCATTGCCACCGAGGCCGGTACCGCCACCGCGCACGTGGCCATCCTCGCGCGGTCGCTGGGATTGCCCGCCGTGGTCGGGTTGCGACAGGCGCTGTCCGTCCTCCACGGCGGTGAGGTGGCCATCCTCGATGGTGCCGAGGGGACGCTGGTCATCGCCCCCACCGACCATGAAGTGGAGGAGGCGCGGCAACGCGTGGCCGAGGAGGAGGGGCGCGCCGACGTCCTGCGCGAACTCGCCATGAGCGAGCCGGTCACGCGCGACGGCGTGCGCCTCGTCGTGCGCGCCAATGTCGATATCCCCGAAGAGGCCGAGGCCGGGGCCGACAGTGGCGTCGAGGGCGTGGGGCTCATGCGCACCGAGTTCCTGGTGGTGGGGCGCGCCAGTATGCCCGACGAGGAGGAACAGTACCGCGCCTACCGAAAGGTCGTGCTCGCGTTTGGTGGACGCACCACCGTCATTCGCACCTACGACGTGGGCGGTGACAAGTTGCCGGTGGGTGGTTTCCCACACGAGGCCAATCCGTTCCTCGGCTGGCGCGCCATCCGGATGTGCCTCGACGAGAGCGAGCTGTTCAAGGTGCAGCTGCGGGCACTCCTGCGGGCCGCTGTGCACGGCGACCTGCGCATCATGCTGCCGCTGGTTGTCACCGTGGATGAAGTACGGGAAACGCGACAGCTCATCAGCGAATGCGTCGAGGAACTGGCCGCGCGCCGCGTCCCGTTCCGCGATGATGTGCCCCTGGGCGTGATGATCGAGACGCCGGCTGCCGCCGTGGCCTGCGACACGCTGGTCCGCGACGTGGACTTCTTCAGCATCGGGTCCAATGACCTGGTGCAGTACATGCTGGCCGTCGACCGGGGCAATGCCAATTTGGCCCCGCGCTACACCCCCTTTCATCCCGCCGTGCTGCGGCTCATGGCGCAGGTGCAGGCTACCGGGGCGGCACACGGCATCGATGTGTGCGTCTGTGGGGAGATGGCGTCACAGCCGCTCGCCGTCTTCGCCCTGCTGGGGCTCGGGCTGCGGCAGCTCAGCGTTGCCCCACGGGCCGTGGCCGACGTGAAACGCATCATTCGCGGCGTGCGCGCCGACGTCGCCACCGACGCCGCCGTGGCGGCGATGGCCTGCAGCACCGCCCGTGAGGCCGAGGTGCTGCTGCGTCGCCGCCTCCGCGCCGAGTTGGGCTGA
- the metK gene encoding methionine adenosyltransferase: MADRHLFTSESVTEGHPDKIADQISDAVLDAILREDAAARVACETLVTTGLAVIAGEITTSAYVHLPDIVRQTIEGIGYNDANFGFDSKTCAVMSTIDRQSPDIAQGVDTGGAGDQGMMFGYATDETPELMPMPIQLAHALTHQLSVLRKDGTYPWLRPDGKAQVSVVYEDNRPVAVDTVVISTQHDEKISNTKLRRAILDDVIHAVIPDEFIGRRMKTHINPTGRFVIGGPQGDAGLTGRKIIVDTYGGMGRHGGGAFSGKDPSKVDRSACYAARWVAKNIVAAKLARRCEVQVAYAIGVAEPVSVYVQTFGTGAVPDRAIEAAVSEVFDLTPRGITKALDLRKPIYQATAAYGHFGRTPETHGRGASARTTFTWERTDRVAALRKAVK, encoded by the coding sequence GTGGCCGATCGTCATCTCTTCACTTCGGAATCCGTCACCGAGGGGCACCCGGACAAGATCGCCGACCAGATCTCCGACGCCGTGCTCGATGCCATCCTGCGGGAGGACGCGGCGGCGCGTGTGGCCTGCGAGACGCTGGTGACCACCGGACTCGCCGTCATCGCCGGCGAGATCACCACGTCGGCCTATGTGCATCTGCCGGACATAGTGCGGCAGACGATCGAGGGAATCGGGTACAACGACGCCAACTTCGGCTTCGATTCCAAGACCTGCGCCGTCATGAGCACCATCGACCGCCAGTCGCCCGACATCGCGCAGGGAGTGGACACCGGCGGCGCCGGGGATCAGGGCATGATGTTCGGCTACGCGACCGACGAAACGCCCGAGCTCATGCCCATGCCCATCCAGCTCGCGCACGCGCTCACGCACCAGTTGTCCGTGCTGCGCAAGGACGGCACCTATCCCTGGCTGCGCCCCGATGGCAAGGCCCAGGTCAGCGTGGTCTACGAGGACAACCGCCCCGTGGCGGTGGACACCGTCGTCATCTCCACGCAGCACGACGAGAAGATCTCCAACACCAAGCTGCGTCGGGCCATTCTCGACGACGTCATCCACGCGGTCATCCCGGACGAGTTCATCGGCCGCCGCATGAAGACGCACATCAACCCCACGGGACGCTTCGTCATTGGCGGCCCCCAGGGTGATGCCGGGCTCACGGGGCGCAAGATCATCGTCGACACCTACGGCGGCATGGGCCGGCATGGCGGCGGCGCCTTCAGCGGCAAGGATCCGTCCAAGGTGGATCGCTCGGCGTGCTACGCCGCGCGCTGGGTGGCCAAGAACATCGTGGCCGCGAAGCTCGCGCGCCGCTGTGAAGTGCAGGTGGCCTACGCTATCGGGGTGGCCGAGCCCGTGTCGGTGTACGTGCAGACCTTCGGAACCGGTGCCGTGCCCGACCGGGCCATCGAGGCGGCGGTGAGCGAGGTATTCGACCTCACCCCGCGCGGCATCACCAAGGCGCTCGATCTGCGCAAGCCCATCTATCAGGCCACCGCCGCCTACGGCCATTTCGGTCGCACCCCGGAAACCCACGGACGCGGCGCCTCGGCGCGCACTACGTTCACGTGGGAGCGTACCGACCGGGTAGCCGCCCTGCGCAAGGCCGTCAAGTAA
- a CDS encoding bifunctional nuclease family protein gives MVELSVSRLGLDSATNAYVVMLREKAGTRVLPIWIGKPEAESILMQMNQLKRERPLTHDLCKSLITALGGALRRVTISRVEKNTYFAELHLDGANGLVTLDARPSDSIAIALRLASPIFAAEELLAAMDLEDEEASDRALAADSPSGQELTPEQLQAYLETLRPEDFGKFNP, from the coding sequence ATGGTGGAACTCTCGGTATCCCGCCTCGGCCTCGACAGTGCGACGAACGCCTACGTGGTCATGCTGCGCGAGAAGGCCGGAACCCGCGTGCTGCCCATCTGGATCGGCAAGCCCGAGGCCGAGTCCATTCTCATGCAGATGAACCAGCTCAAGCGTGAGCGTCCACTGACGCACGACCTGTGCAAGTCGCTCATCACCGCGCTCGGCGGAGCGCTGCGTCGTGTCACCATCTCGCGGGTGGAGAAGAACACGTACTTCGCCGAGCTGCATCTCGATGGAGCCAATGGCCTCGTCACGCTCGATGCCAGGCCGTCCGACAGCATTGCCATTGCCCTGCGGCTGGCGTCTCCCATCTTTGCCGCCGAGGAACTGCTTGCCGCAATGGACCTGGAAGACGAGGAAGCCAGTGATCGTGCGCTTGCCGCCGATTCGCCCTCGGGGCAGGAACTGACCCCCGAACAGCTGCAGGCCTATCTCGAGACCCTTCGCCCCGAAGACTTCGGTAAGTTCAATCCGTGA
- a CDS encoding ABC transporter ATP-binding protein — protein sequence MTATMAGQGATLAFESLGVHYPGRPQPALHDVSFVAPPGLVTAVVGPNGSGKSSLVRALLRRVPVASGRILLAGQPIAAMASRAMAQQVAVVPQREEPGMPLSVREFVMLGRHPHRGAFGGASREDRSQVEQAIERAGIADAIDRTTDSLSGGEWQRVRIARALAQDTPVLVLDEPTTFLDIAHEMAVFELVDALAREGRTVLLVSHQLNLVARFADAIVLLHRGRVAAAGNADTVMRGEILEAVYEWPLVVTRDPAVGAPALLPLRGRGRTR from the coding sequence GTGACCGCCACGATGGCGGGGCAGGGGGCCACGCTGGCCTTCGAGTCGCTGGGTGTGCACTACCCGGGGCGCCCGCAGCCGGCGCTGCATGACGTGTCCTTCGTCGCGCCGCCGGGGCTGGTGACCGCGGTGGTGGGCCCCAATGGCAGCGGCAAGAGCAGCCTGGTGCGGGCGCTGCTGCGGCGTGTGCCCGTGGCGTCGGGGCGCATTCTGCTGGCGGGCCAACCCATCGCGGCCATGGCGTCGCGCGCCATGGCGCAGCAGGTGGCCGTGGTGCCGCAGCGCGAGGAACCGGGAATGCCGCTCTCGGTGCGCGAGTTCGTCATGCTGGGCAGGCACCCGCATCGCGGCGCCTTCGGCGGCGCGTCCCGTGAGGACCGGAGTCAGGTGGAGCAGGCGATCGAGCGGGCCGGCATTGCCGATGCGATCGACCGCACCACCGACTCGCTCTCCGGCGGCGAATGGCAGCGTGTTCGTATCGCCCGTGCCCTGGCACAGGATACGCCGGTGCTGGTGCTCGACGAACCCACCACGTTTCTCGACATCGCGCACGAAATGGCGGTCTTCGAACTCGTGGATGCTCTCGCGCGCGAGGGGCGCACGGTGCTGCTCGTGAGTCACCAGCTCAACCTCGTGGCACGCTTTGCCGACGCCATCGTGCTCCTGCATCGGGGCCGCGTGGCCGCCGCCGGCAACGCCGACACTGTCATGCGCGGGGAGATCCTGGAGGCGGTGTACGAATGGCCACTCGTCGTAACGCGCGATCCCGCCGTGGGGGCCCCCGCGCTCCTGCCGCTGCGGGGGCGGGGGCGCACGCGATGA
- a CDS encoding PTS system mannose/fructose/sorbose family transporter subunit IID, which produces MPETGLDNPALRTDTVSMPVPDTRPLAELPTSLRAAMLLRCLAIQGSWNYEILVGNGMGFCVEPALRRLPGGIDGQPYREALARQAMYFNAHPYLASLAVGALARAELEQVPPARIERFRTALCGPLGSLGDRLVWAAWLPACSLVALLLFGFGWSPLAVVLGFLVLYNVGHLGLRDWGLRAGWKSGLRVATAMGHPVLQHGPRYIGRVSAVLGGLALPLAVHRAIGGQEPLSPIPMGVAVATPVLAVLLVRLRGRAEGWRVVLLLLAAFVLYSVVP; this is translated from the coding sequence GTGCCTGAGACAGGACTCGACAACCCCGCGTTGCGCACCGACACGGTGAGCATGCCGGTCCCCGACACGCGCCCGCTGGCGGAGTTGCCGACATCGCTGCGGGCCGCCATGCTGCTGCGCTGCCTCGCCATTCAGGGCTCGTGGAACTACGAAATCCTCGTGGGGAACGGCATGGGATTCTGCGTGGAGCCGGCGCTGCGCCGGCTGCCGGGCGGGATCGACGGGCAGCCCTACCGCGAGGCGCTCGCCCGCCAGGCGATGTACTTCAACGCCCATCCGTACCTCGCTTCCCTGGCCGTCGGCGCGCTGGCGCGTGCCGAACTCGAACAGGTGCCGCCCGCCCGCATCGAACGCTTCCGTACCGCGCTGTGCGGCCCGCTGGGCAGCCTGGGCGACCGCCTCGTGTGGGCGGCATGGCTGCCCGCCTGTTCCCTGGTGGCGCTGCTGCTGTTCGGGTTCGGGTGGTCCCCCCTGGCCGTGGTCCTCGGATTCCTCGTGCTGTACAACGTCGGGCACCTGGGATTGCGTGATTGGGGGCTGCGCGCAGGCTGGAAGTCCGGCCTGCGCGTGGCCACCGCCATGGGGCACCCGGTGCTGCAGCACGGACCACGCTACATTGGACGGGTATCAGCAGTGCTCGGCGGCTTGGCGCTCCCCCTGGCGGTGCATCGGGCCATCGGTGGTCAGGAGCCACTGTCGCCCATTCCGATGGGAGTGGCGGTCGCCACTCCCGTGTTGGCAGTACTCCTCGTGCGACTGCGGGGCCGTGCCGAGGGGTGGCGCGTCGTCCTGCTGCTGCTCGCGGCCTTCGTCCTTTACTCGGTGGTCCCTTGA
- a CDS encoding TonB-dependent receptor plug domain-containing protein, translating into MMAGILGPAKAAAWWLLQAPTTSAFALADSVALCFLDVVTQAPVVGVTVREERAAPRVLTGSCGQVSTGGVVRVARIGYEPRRLVVPPSATVARDAGRASVTADTLRLYLHPSRGRLAAGVASDSVAVLATQRITARAPTSPPGATSAAITTTSARERGVVSMNGVVTLLPYTSIRSARGESGLSLRGARREQVVITLDGLPLNDPATGLADVSDLPLVAVQSATVRPGADPVGTGSGAAGGVLALSSAPQRAVSVRTGAFGHVAAEAAWAASAMGVRWNATAALQQAANDFAFTNEAGAAPVREQRVNNDERRAVISGGLIAAQTQWNLLVSTGERGMVGPANVRAFDNDRSVTTRTLLRGQTTWGTTVLTSGVRHFALRYRDPARPALDAQARAWAGEVEWRGSAWRGMWRVGTGADGLTGTGAVSQRRARGFAAWAWQRATSGTEGRAPRLDLDLGVRADAVERNGVQPTASAGLAWRARGAPGGSSLVLLARGAQAVRVPTLYDLYFSSPQRLFVRALRAERVTLDASGGAQGVWHRGERRLTGELLLVARDTRDAIVWFPGNFGWSPANVGREQLRGTESRVELTTPVITLSAWHTRYASTLRSGLLTIPTPYVPLHSGAVQALWRVGAHTLSANVRHQGRRPFTAGPRDPRFELPSVTLTDVAWARRQRVAQVEALVSLTIDNVTGVRWQSVRGFPMPGRGWSAALTLQPRT; encoded by the coding sequence ATGATGGCGGGCATACTGGGGCCCGCGAAGGCCGCCGCGTGGTGGCTGCTGCAGGCGCCCACGACATCGGCGTTCGCGCTGGCGGACAGTGTGGCGCTCTGCTTCCTCGATGTCGTCACGCAAGCGCCGGTGGTGGGAGTCACGGTGCGCGAAGAACGCGCCGCCCCCCGCGTCCTCACCGGCAGCTGTGGGCAGGTGTCCACCGGTGGCGTGGTGCGGGTGGCGCGCATCGGCTACGAGCCCCGGCGTCTCGTCGTGCCACCGTCCGCGACCGTCGCGCGAGACGCCGGGCGGGCCAGCGTCACCGCCGACACCCTGCGGTTGTATCTGCACCCCTCCCGTGGCCGCCTCGCCGCCGGAGTGGCCTCCGACTCCGTGGCCGTGCTCGCAACGCAACGCATCACCGCACGTGCGCCGACATCACCCCCCGGCGCCACGTCCGCCGCCATCACCACCACGTCGGCGCGCGAGCGCGGTGTGGTGAGCATGAATGGCGTGGTGACCTTGCTGCCCTACACCAGCATCCGGTCGGCGCGCGGTGAGTCCGGGCTGTCGCTGCGTGGTGCGCGGCGCGAACAGGTCGTGATCACGCTCGATGGTCTGCCGCTCAACGACCCCGCCACCGGGCTGGCGGACGTTTCCGACTTGCCATTGGTGGCGGTGCAGTCAGCCACTGTGCGTCCCGGCGCTGACCCGGTCGGTACCGGCAGCGGCGCGGCGGGTGGCGTGTTGGCGCTCTCCAGCGCCCCGCAGCGGGCCGTCAGCGTGCGCACCGGTGCCTTCGGTCACGTGGCTGCCGAAGCCGCCTGGGCCGCGAGCGCCATGGGAGTGCGCTGGAACGCCACGGCGGCGCTCCAGCAGGCGGCCAACGACTTCGCCTTCACCAATGAGGCCGGCGCCGCGCCCGTGCGCGAGCAGCGGGTCAACAACGACGAGCGCCGGGCCGTCATCAGCGGCGGGCTGATTGCCGCGCAGACGCAGTGGAACCTCTTGGTCTCCACCGGCGAGCGCGGCATGGTGGGGCCTGCCAACGTGCGGGCGTTCGACAACGATCGGTCGGTTACGACACGCACATTGCTGCGTGGACAGACCACGTGGGGCACGACCGTGCTCACCTCCGGCGTGCGGCACTTTGCCCTGCGCTACCGCGATCCCGCGCGCCCCGCCCTCGATGCTCAGGCCCGCGCGTGGGCGGGCGAGGTGGAGTGGCGCGGTTCGGCCTGGCGCGGCATGTGGCGTGTCGGTACCGGCGCCGACGGGCTCACCGGAACGGGCGCCGTGTCGCAGCGCCGCGCTCGTGGCTTTGCGGCGTGGGCGTGGCAGCGTGCCACCAGCGGCACCGAGGGGCGTGCTCCGCGCCTCGACCTGGATCTCGGCGTGCGGGCCGATGCAGTGGAACGCAACGGGGTGCAACCCACGGCCAGCGCCGGCCTCGCCTGGCGTGCGCGGGGCGCACCGGGTGGGTCCTCCCTGGTGCTGCTGGCGCGTGGCGCACAGGCCGTGCGTGTACCCACCCTCTACGACCTCTACTTCTCCTCGCCGCAACGACTCTTCGTGCGCGCCCTGCGCGCCGAACGGGTCACCCTCGACGCCAGTGGTGGGGCGCAGGGCGTGTGGCACCGTGGAGAGCGTCGGCTCACCGGCGAGCTGCTGCTCGTGGCGCGCGACACGCGCGACGCCATTGTGTGGTTCCCCGGCAACTTCGGCTGGAGTCCGGCCAATGTGGGGCGTGAACAGCTGCGCGGTACCGAGTCGCGCGTCGAGCTCACCACGCCGGTAATCACCCTGTCGGCCTGGCATACGCGCTACGCGTCCACGCTGCGCAGTGGGCTCCTCACCATTCCCACGCCGTACGTACCGCTGCACAGCGGCGCGGTTCAGGCGCTCTGGCGCGTCGGGGCCCACACGCTCAGCGCCAATGTGCGGCATCAGGGGCGTCGGCCCTTCACGGCCGGCCCTCGTGATCCGCGCTTCGAATTGCCATCGGTCACGCTCACCGATGTCGCCTGGGCACGGCGACAGCGCGTGGCGCAGGTCGAGGCGCTCGTCTCCCTCACCATCGACAACGTCACCGGGGTGCGGTGGCAGTCGGTACGTGGGTTCCCCATGCCAGGACGCGGCTGGTCCGCCGCGCTCACACTGCAGCCGCGAACGTAA
- a CDS encoding helical backbone metal receptor, which translates to MLVPGIIVSACVDSNRSSSAAGAADTARAGAVAANGVRAIAPADTDDFGVPLPTDARYARRVVSLNPAATEAVFAIGADAVLVGRSRWDRYPAAVARVPAIADGLRPSLEAVLAARPTLVVLYATAENRAVADALTRAGVRTIALRVDRIAHFHRQLRVLGVALGASSRAAVVSDSVQRTLDRVRAQTARVAERPAVVWPVWNTPPMVIGGGSYMDELLEIAGARNVFHDATQPSPSVSMEEIIARAPQFVVASDTQVASLGRADTWRALPAVRAQRFVRHDPAVTGRPSVVLGMAAVQLARALHPALADSLP; encoded by the coding sequence GTGCTCGTTCCGGGCATCATCGTGTCGGCATGCGTCGATTCCAACCGTTCGTCGTCCGCCGCCGGTGCCGCCGATACGGCGCGCGCGGGGGCCGTGGCGGCGAACGGCGTGCGTGCCATCGCGCCGGCCGATACCGACGATTTCGGCGTGCCGCTGCCCACTGACGCGCGCTACGCGCGGCGGGTGGTGTCGCTCAATCCGGCGGCCACCGAGGCGGTGTTCGCGATCGGCGCCGACGCCGTGCTCGTCGGTCGCTCCCGGTGGGATCGGTATCCCGCCGCGGTGGCGCGCGTGCCGGCCATTGCCGATGGCCTCCGCCCGTCGCTGGAGGCGGTGCTGGCCGCACGCCCCACGCTGGTGGTGCTCTACGCCACGGCCGAGAACCGTGCCGTCGCCGACGCACTCACGCGGGCCGGCGTGCGCACCATCGCGCTGCGCGTCGATCGCATCGCGCACTTCCACCGGCAGCTGCGGGTGCTGGGCGTGGCGCTCGGGGCGTCGTCGCGGGCCGCGGTGGTGAGTGACTCCGTGCAGCGCACACTCGATCGCGTGCGGGCGCAGACCGCGCGCGTGGCTGAACGGCCGGCCGTGGTGTGGCCGGTGTGGAACACGCCCCCCATGGTGATCGGCGGCGGGAGCTACATGGACGAACTGCTCGAAATCGCGGGCGCGCGCAATGTGTTCCATGACGCCACCCAGCCATCGCCTTCGGTGAGCATGGAGGAGATCATCGCGCGTGCGCCGCAGTTCGTGGTGGCGAGCGACACGCAGGTGGCGTCACTGGGCCGTGCCGACACGTGGCGGGCGCTCCCCGCCGTGCGCGCGCAGCGGTTCGTGCGTCATGACCCGGCCGTGACCGGACGCCCTTCGGTGGTGCTTGGCATGGCCGCCGTGCAGCTCGCGCGCGCGCTGCACCCCGCGCTCGCCGATTCGCTCCCATGA
- a CDS encoding HPr family phosphocarrier protein, with the protein MAERSVQIVNKHGLHARPAAEMVKAASKFKSDITISRDDLEVNGKSIMGVMMLAAEYGATITLKATGPDADDALDALSALVAARFGES; encoded by the coding sequence ATGGCTGAACGATCTGTCCAAATCGTGAACAAGCATGGGTTGCACGCGCGACCCGCGGCCGAAATGGTGAAGGCGGCCTCGAAGTTCAAGAGTGACATCACCATTTCGCGTGATGACCTCGAGGTGAACGGCAAGAGCATCATGGGAGTCATGATGCTGGCCGCCGAGTATGGTGCCACCATTACGCTCAAGGCGACCGGCCCCGACGCTGATGACGCTCTCGATGCCCTGTCGGCGCTGGTCGCCGCCCGGTTCGGAGAGAGCTGA
- a CDS encoding iron ABC transporter permease, whose translation MTQAEVSLRSVADRGRWPWVVGVVLLVMVSLLAIALGAVSLPVDTVVNGLRGSGDAATVAIVQELRLPRVLLAALVGAGLAMSGGALQGTMRNPLAEPYLLGVSGGAAVGSVTAMALGVEAPALITACAFAGAAAATLLVTALARVVGGSGDTRLLLMAGVVVGAFANAAILVALADAPPERLRGALWWMMGSAADASWSAVGRSAVALALLGSVLVWRARDLDVLALGGEPAAALGVHVERASRTLFLVASWLAAATVAAAGLVGFVGLVVPNLARALGARRHRPMLLLSALYGAVLLVAADLLARTLRAPAELPLGAVTALIGVPFFLSQLRKVTP comes from the coding sequence ATGACGCAGGCCGAGGTCAGCCTCCGCTCCGTGGCCGACCGCGGTCGCTGGCCGTGGGTGGTGGGCGTCGTGCTGCTCGTGATGGTCTCGTTGCTGGCGATCGCCCTGGGCGCGGTGTCGCTGCCCGTCGACACCGTGGTCAACGGCCTGCGTGGATCGGGTGACGCGGCCACGGTGGCCATCGTGCAGGAGCTGCGGTTGCCGCGGGTACTCCTGGCCGCCCTCGTGGGCGCCGGGCTCGCCATGAGTGGCGGCGCCCTTCAGGGAACCATGCGCAATCCGCTGGCCGAACCGTATCTGCTGGGGGTATCCGGTGGGGCGGCCGTGGGGTCGGTGACCGCCATGGCGCTGGGCGTCGAGGCACCGGCGCTCATTACCGCGTGCGCGTTTGCCGGCGCCGCTGCGGCCACGTTGCTCGTGACGGCGCTCGCGCGTGTGGTGGGGGGAAGCGGTGATACCCGTCTGCTCCTCATGGCCGGCGTGGTCGTGGGAGCGTTCGCCAATGCCGCCATCCTCGTCGCGCTCGCCGATGCGCCGCCGGAACGGCTGCGTGGGGCGCTCTGGTGGATGATGGGCAGCGCAGCCGATGCGTCGTGGAGCGCTGTGGGACGCAGTGCCGTGGCGCTGGCGCTGCTGGGCAGTGTCCTCGTCTGGCGCGCGCGCGATCTCGACGTGCTCGCGCTCGGTGGCGAGCCGGCCGCCGCACTCGGGGTGCACGTCGAGCGCGCATCGCGCACGCTGTTTCTGGTGGCCAGTTGGCTCGCGGCGGCCACCGTTGCCGCCGCCGGACTGGTGGGGTTCGTGGGCCTGGTGGTGCCGAATCTCGCGCGAGCGCTGGGCGCACGTCGACATCGCCCCATGCTGCTGTTGTCGGCACTGTACGGCGCGGTGCTGCTCGTCGCCGCCGACCTGCTGGCGCGTACCCTGCGCGCACCAGCAGAACTGCCGCTCGGGGCCGTGACCGCGCTCATCGGGGTTCCGTTCTTCCTGTCGCAGTTGCGCAAGGTGACCCCGTGA